A region of Anolis sagrei isolate rAnoSag1 chromosome 2, rAnoSag1.mat, whole genome shotgun sequence DNA encodes the following proteins:
- the SYCE3 gene encoding synaptonemal complex central element protein 3, giving the protein MAKCETYERNYDNIVKQLEDLNRDLEKLLEDMEKLSVQATWMAYDMVVMRANPELANSMRRLEDAFLTCKEEMERNWQEMLKETKGAEQRPE; this is encoded by the exons ATGGCCAAATGTGAAACCTATGAAAGAAATTATGACAACATAGTAAAACAGCTTGAGGATCTGAATAGGGATTTAGAAAAACTACTGGAAGACATGGAAAAACTATCAG TGCAGGCTACATGGATGGCTTACGATATGGTGGTGATGCGTGCTAACCCAGAATTGGCCAACTCAATGAGACGCCTGGAAGATGCCTTTCTTACCTGTAAGGAAGAAATGGAGAGAAATTGGCAAGAAATGTTGAAAGAAACCAAAGGTGCTGAACAAAGACCAGAATAA